The Osmia bicornis bicornis chromosome 16, iOsmBic2.1, whole genome shotgun sequence genome includes the window GGTCTTAGGTAAGTCACATTTACAAGCTTATGGCAtgaatgaattaattatactAGATTTAAGTTCAAGTTGATTTAGGTTAGGTCTGCGGCGGTTTAAGATTCCAGAAGCTTTTATCAACACGCGAAAGACATTTCGCGACGGAAAtgtcaatttaaattgatgtagCCTGCCTACGGGTGTCCTCAATCCGCAATCAATATCTCCCCATCCAAAATGTTAGCAGTAGTAGCAGAAATCcttgaaactttgaaaaaagAATGACTAAAGCACTCGATGTTCCCTGAGACTACGTTGTCCTTTGCTATGCAAACAGAGGAAAGCTCTGTCGATCGGGACCAAAGGCTGTTCGAACCGGGTCCCTGAGGCATTTAGACGTCACAAAGGTTAATTAGCTAGAGTGGGTCGACTTTTAAGAAAGCCGAGCGGAATAATTTCCCGTGCAGGCGAGGAGGTGAACGCAACTGCGTTGCGAGACGCGGGCTTTTCATTAACGAGAAAGGGGCAGATCACGAGCCAATAATGAATAGCTATCCGCATTATCTAACGACAATACACTGGAACCATTGTTTCCAGTCGCCGCCGGTTACCCGTCCCTCTAGCTGAACCTCCTTTTACGTAACGACCGAGGGACGCTCTAACTACGGAAACACGGCACAGAAAAACTCGCGGCACCAGGGGATTTCCACGAATCTAGCCCTGAGAGCGGTAAACACTCGTGGAAGTAGCGAAGGGTGGGGCAGAAGGCGGCAGCAGCAGAGGGCTGAGTTagttcttcctcctcttccaaGAATTATGACCTTGATGTTTCTTACAAGTTCGCTAATTATCGTGAACAAGTCCGCCAACACCTCCCTCGCTTGTAGGTAAAAGGAACAAGTCCTAGCGCAAAGAGGAATGGGTATCTGCTGTGTCCTAAGGTAGCCAGTGCACCAGAAGCTATGGGATCATGGCAGGAATCTGACTTACCCTCGTTCTCGTTGTTTCCTATCAAGATCTCGGTGTCCTTAAAGTCAGCCTCTCGCAGGAGATCGAGTGGATGTTTGGGTAGGAAGATGCCATCTATGGTGGGCGCTGATGGGAAGCCCAGGATGCCCCAGTAGCTGTTCCACTGTTGCACGGAGATGGTCTTGGCGTCGACGGACCTCATGCAAGCCATCACTCTAGCCGGATTTTCTTGAAGCATAGTGGAGTTACATCCGCAGTCGTCGACCAACACCCTGGCCACTTCGTTAGCCTTCTCCCCTGTCATGTAGCTCCAAGGTGCGTTTAGGGTACCGCTCTGAAGAATCCCCCGACGGACTAGGCCTCGCGTCACCGGGGAGATCAGGTGAAGAGACACAGAGCTACCACCGGCGGACTCCCCGAAGATGGTAATCAGATCGGGATCGCCCCCGAAGGCGGCTGCGTTATCGCGCAACCACCTGAGTGCCAGGGCTTGGTCCCACAGACCCATGTTCCCTGGAGCTTCCTCGCTGTTGGTGAAGTGTTTGTTCAGGTACAGGAAACCGAACGCGCCCACCCTGTACTGCATGGAGGCGATGATGACGTTGCTGACTGCTGCCATGATGTCTGCGTCGTAGACGTCCAGGGTGGCGGTGCCGCTCATGAATCCTCCGCCGTAGATCCACACCAGCATCGGTAGCCCATTTTTGTCTCCATTATTGGATGATTCCGACCCCTTATGCCTAAGACGATGATTCTTCTCAGGCACCCAGATATTCAGGTACAAACAGTCCTCCGAGATGTTCGTATTCGGATTCCACATCTCTTCCCCCGGAAAGCCGGGAAAATACTCGTACCTCTCCTGGTAGCAGCTGTTAGGCAACACGCTGGCGTTCAGCACGCCGTGCCAGGGTTCTATAGGCAGGGGCTTCCTGAATCTCAACGGTCCGATAGGGGGTTTGGCGAACGGGATCCCGTAGAATATGTGCACCTCCTTGTCCAACACGGTACGCGCGAATCCACGGACCAGGCCGCTGGTGGTCTCCACCACCAGGGGGTCGTTATGCACGTTGCTCCTTTGCGCGGTCACGTTGGCTCTCGCCGAGCCTGTGCACACGAGGATCAGCAGAAGCAACGCGGGCAGCTTGTCCGTCATCGTGCGGCTTGGATAGAGTTGCAGGGCTCGCGAAGCACACCTGCCGAGACAGACTCAACAAGTTAGTGAGTGGGGGACCGGCCGTGAAGCCGGCTTTTGCGCGGAATCCTCTCCGTTCAGCCTCCACTCTCTAACCACGCCGTGTCTCGTTCTCCGTGCGTCTTCTAATTCACCCTGACGTATCGGAACATATACGCACCGACTCGCGCACGCACGCGCCCTGAATCACCGTTCTTCaccctccttttttttccctctacCCTTGTCGCACGAGGTATAAGTCTTTCTTTCTTTGCTAGATCCGTGTCAAAGGGTGaacgtgttttttttttttttatttgccaCGGTTGCCACTTGACGCGGAAGGATTAATATCTCAACGGATCACCAGGGAAATAATCGCGATAGAAGTAACGAAACGGAGAACACGCAACGGACGTAGGATAAATTTTCGCGCGGCGGCCGGCGAGCCGCGTTGCACGGGGTCGACTGATCGTGGAGGCAGAGGTGGAACGGAGTAGAGGTGCGCCGTTGgctggtggtggtggtggtggtggaggTGGCAGTGATGGTAGTGGTAGATGCGGTGGTGGAGAGTGTGCTGGCGCACACCTCACGCCTCTAGCGATGGCCATTCAATTCTCTTTGTTGCGAGTTTTGGAGCAATTTCATCTAAGGAAAGAGATCATGTCTGCTTGGTAAGCTATTAATATTCCCCAAGATCGAAGTGTAATCCAGAAACCTAGTTGATCTTGAAAAGTTGAAGCAAAGGATGAGATTTTTAACCTtcctttttttgaaaaaaaaaaaaatgttgtgAATCGTTTTTAACAAACTTTGTACTAGGGTTAAGAATGGTTTGTTCAAATGGATTCGATGCGACTTAAACCCATTCCTACCCGCATCTACAGACAAGTCGATCTTCAAACACTGTCCTTGGTCGTTTGTCTATCTACACGCCCTCGTAGTTTCAATCTCATTCCGGCGTCCCTTAATCACTCTGTCCGACCAAGAAATCGCATCCTCTTTTCAGTTCAAGTGAACATTGTGGAGagtcaatttttctattttgcaGACGATTTAATTGGTTGGAAAGAAACGCAGAACAGcagaaactttttattttttcaattcaatAACTTCACGTTTCCAATAGTGGAGGAAACTGTTCAGTTTATACGatactttttcaaataattcgaTCTAGtcagaaaaatgttaaaatttttctCCCCCTTTCTCCAATAACTTCGTTTTTACAATGATAGCAGAAAATATAGGGGAGAAAGGTGAGCTAAAGCCGGGGCAAGCTGGTTCAATCCCAACCATAACCAAACCACATTTCACCCTTCGCAAAGGCACATCCGAAACGATTCTGTTTCGACGCAATATGATCGTCTTAATTCCATTCACCCTCTTCTTACCCCAAAGGTAAACAGGCCGCAAAAAGCCCCGTTTATCAGCCCCATCAAAGGGGGATTTTGTCAAAAAATTGAGGCATTAGCAGACTACAAGAAGAAGACAAATTATGATTTCTTTAAGGTCTGCTAGATTGCATCATGGGTCAGATTTAAACCAGTTAGGCTCAAAGACAAATAATCCTCTTCAAatatcgaaaaaaaaagaaaagaatgaaacgATTCCCCTAACGAGTCTCCGCCAATTACACTGTAGTTATCCATTTTCGAGTTCTTCGTTTCGAAGTAGATCTCTTTCGTTCTAATCACATCCCTGCCCTAAAAGGCCTCTTTACACACAGGTCAGTTCGAGTTAATCCCCGGCTAGATAGAATCTCCTTTCGTATCTCTGTACCCCTGGATCGGGATCTCTTGTTTATCATGCTCAGGCTCTCTCTTTTACCCTTCCTGAACCAACAGCTGAAACACCGCAATTCCAGCTCGTCCAATGGAGATAATAACAACGATGTCACTCCATGAGTTTATTCAAGGGCTTTTGAAACTTAAAAGGATTGATTCTAATTCAAAAGATCTGCGTTGGATCTCTTTGTGGTTGTTGGAATTTCATGATTTTATAGATTGCATTGGGCCAACTCTCTTCCTTGTAAATTTTACCTggacctaacctaacctaagcAAAACATAGCagtttaggttaggtttactGTTTATAATGGCGTCCATATTAAACGTAGCagtttaggttaggtttactGTTTATAATGGCGTCCATATTAAACATAGCagtttaggttaggtttactGTTTATAATGGCGTCCATATTAAACGTAGCagtttaggttaggtttactGTTTATAATGGCGTCCATATTAAATGGTGCTGCACAGCGCATATTTAAATCATTAACCTAAATTGAGTTCgacttaaaaataattctatcaTCGAAATTGATGAACATCGTTTAAACTTTGAAACGTGTTGAAGCTACAAAACGCGTAACATTATAAACGAATATTTGTCAGCGAATCAGAGGCAACGAATTGGAGAGGCCACTCGAGCGAGTCGCCTCTCTTCGGCCCTTGTGTAATTCATTAAATTACATCGATTACACGGTCCAGCGTGTTGCATAGACCCGTCGGAGCTTTAACTACGATTAATCGACGAACGATTCGCAGGCTATGGGATTCGAAGCCGACCATTTTATTACCTTATCCGCCGGATAGCGTCACCAGGCCTCTGGCTTCTCCTTTTTCCCTTTCGCGCCCTGCCTCGTTTTTCCTCTTTACCGAAAAGGTCAAGCCGGTCCCAGACTTTCGTCGAACGCTTTAGCAGCTTGAAAAATTGCCGTCCATCCTCGAAATGAAGATTTACATGCTTCCCTCGATCCTGAAGAATATTTGTCGAACTACGAATTAACGAGCTGAGGATTCATCGAGTTTGCTTTAAGTTCCTCTCGAGTTCATCTGAGAACTTCTGAAATATTATTGATCCTCCAAAATGAAGAATACATATAACTCCATATTTGAAATCTAAGTTGATACCTTTAATTGGCCCGGTTATACAATTAGATTTGGCTTTGGTCTAAATTGAGACTCCATTGAACCGAATCGAACACGTACtaaatatgatttatatttaatatgaaattcatGAATGTAGTTCACAGTAAATCGGAGCTGAAGTTGAATcggattaaattaaatatggGTACAATTTAAATTCAGGTTAATCGTGTTAAGTTCAGCCCAAAATACGCGTTATTTGAAAAAAGGCGGAAGCTATTACTTTTTCATCCAAGCTATTAAACTAGTCGAAGAAGAGAAGGAGGGAAAGGACGTCAGGTACCGGCTGGTTCTATCCACCTGAACTGTGATTCAAAGTTCTAGGTCAACTGATAGTCCTCTCCCTCCACCTTCCAGTAGAACGATGACAACGTTCCATGGGGTCCTGATCAGTTCTGGAAAGAAACAGTACCAGCACCTGCGCTACGTAGGTCGGAGGTTGCCAGCAGGTGGCAGGTTCGCCGCGTATCGATTTCTTACGAATCCAGCCGGGCTTGGAATCGCTATAGGACTGCTCTCGAGTAAAACGACCCTGAAGCGAACCTCTCGACCTATCTCGAACTTTGTGCAACGCCCGATCGTCCCCTGGTCGAACCAGTCCCGCGAGGGACATTAAGAATAACGGAAGGACGCAAATCTTGACGAACTAATCTTTCAATTTCTCGTCCCTGTTCAAACCACATTCCGAATAGCCGGAGCACTCGATGGCCGATGGTCGTGGATGCTGAAGAATCCACTTGGTTGACTGGAAAATTGGTTATTCTTGATGTAACATGGGTACCTGAGTATTTAAACCATGTCCCAGGTGGTTTCAAGGTGGATCATGAATTATGTGACACctggttaggttaggttgaaTCCGGTTAATCATCTGGTGGTGTTGGACGTTAAAGATTCCACCTGGCTCACTTGACAATTGAGGGTCCCTGATGAAAGGTGATTGTTAATTGAGGTTAGCCGACTGGAAATAAACCATTAATGATTTACAGGTCGCCCTCTACGTCAGCAGGCGTCAGAAAAACGTTACTCCATGTTAGTCGTTCGCCTTGATTAAGGTTAGGGACGTCGGGGTTAGATTGGTCAGGCGCAGGCGAATCCTTTGTTTAAATTTCGAATTCAAAAACCTCCTTGTCATCAAATAATCCCAGGACTATCAAATAATCATCGACCTATCGgcgaattaatttctaattaaatcgAGCATACCAGCGTTGTTTCTTAATTGAAAGGCTGGTCGAAACAAGCAGTGTTATAGCAAATAACAAACAAGCCTGATCGAAGCGCGATTTTTAGCGACGGTCACGCGATCGGAATGCTTTTGTTTGATGTTTGCTTCACGGGTACATGCTCTTTGCGTTATTGCGTCGAACAGGCTGGGGGAAAATAAAAACCCTTTGAGAGGACGAGGAAAAAGTAGAAATAAAGAGGGACGAGCAGACGGTGGacgaatgaaaattgaaaacataCAAAAGCTGATCCAGAATTCGGACGAAGACGAGGGATGAATTTGTCAGGGGAGAACGGATTATCGATATAATCGGGAATCGAGCCACGTCCGACCTAACTGGGATCGTTACCGGCCCGAAACCTGGCTACATAACCTGTCCATCTAGCCACCATTGCATCATACACGAGGAATTTTAACGATCAGATAAGTTCCCGTCATTTATCCCCCGAACGTGATGTTAATAACACCAAAGAAGGTAAAACTTCATTTTGAGGGACCAAAAATAAGTGGTTCAAAAATATCAAATCTTGTAGTTTTCAACCTGAAATATccaaaaatacaaataaaaagtttaggaaaccaatggtttaaaaaaatacaattgtGTAAAAATGTACGTATTTAGTGGAGTTGGACAGGTTAGTACGATGCCATATTATTTCTACCCATACTCTGATTGGTTCGTTTaccttatttaaaaatatatgtataaaaattatttcttattcagGTGACCAAAAAGATTTACATAGGCCTAACCTAACCATGGCATTTGTATGAATAGAAGCAATATGGCGTCATAACCTgtaaaaatatgttaaatatGTACATTTTTACTTTGAACTTGCATTTTTGAATGTTCAGGTCGAAAACCTATAAGATCTGATATTTTTTAACCACAAATTTTTGATCCCCTAAGACGAAGTGCAGCCCCAAAGAGAAATAGTTCCTCAATAATATCTTCATATTTTTCGCATATTACGTAGCGCGATCTGAGTTGAGGTCAGGTTAGGTGAATTATAGGTTAGATTTAAGATACATCTCATTAAGCATGAATACTATATGTGGGGAGAGAAGTATTGGAACTGGATTATGCTAATTTGGATTTAGATTTATCTCCGTCGTTATTCTCTTGCCTATAGCggaataaaatatatgtatcaAGCACTCGGGCGCATCGCGAACATTTCAAAGGATCGACGAAACGTAGAGTCGGTGCTTGACGATCTTCTTAACTACACTCTCCTAATAGATGATGCTTTTGAAAAGTTTGCTTTTTTTAGATGAGTTTTTTTTAAGCGCCCTCTTGACACCATTCCCTCTTATAAGCCTTATCCAGtctccctctttctcttcaTTCCCATCTACCTCTCCGCTCCACGATTAAAGAAGGATATATCGTTTCCCTCTCCCAGTAATCTTCCTATTACCCTCGATTGCATGAATTTTTCCAACGCACCGATTCGATCCCCGAATTTTTCCACTTTATCAGGTTGAAAGATCCGATTGGATTCGTCGAGGCTGTCCTCTGTCAGCCGGCATCGCCCCCTCGCCTGGCTAGCCTCTTCCTAATTATTCGATTCGTAACAACGTCTTAAACGAAGACAGTAGGAAAATAGGCGTTTGATCAGTCTGGTCACGTTGACTGCAATGATCGTGGACCGAGAGGATTACGATTGGTCGGCCCGGCCGAGGGGACAACAAGTCACTTCCGCTGGCAATTGCAGCATCACTCCATTTGGTAAGTAACTCCGATGATTACCAGCAGAGGCGGCCCGCATCTTGTTATAGGATGCAATTCACGCGGCGCGTACGCTGGTTCCAATTCTGTATTGGGTGATACAACAGTTACGGACTGCTAAGTTTATTTGTGACATGTCAGAATCAGTGGAGACCCTGACAGGACAGATACCGAGGGATTGTACGAAGTCATGGGGTTCAGGAGGAAAAAGGGTACTAAAATTCGCTAGGAGTCTGTCAGTTGGGGTCTGCAATGTCCGCCCCATGGACCTTCTTTTTTAACACCCTGTGAGTTGTCCCAGTGGACTTCAAACGTGTCCCACGTGTGTGCCCCAATGATTATCGAAACAAATCGAGCGCGGGACGGGAGTGCCAACCACCAGTTGGATGTGGGATTAAAGTTCAAGGACAAACGGCAGCCTCGAGTCTCAGCCAACATTCCCATGTCTACGCGCTCGTCCCTAGCCTGTCGCTCGCGTAATTGAAACTAGCCATACAGTCCGGGTCGCCCTTCTTCCGACACGCAGCAAGCCTCTCCCTGACCTTACTCATCCCGGAGGCTACGATTGTTTCCTAGTTCTCGAAGATTCTGGCAAGTCTGTGGGAAAATGCGTCGTTCATCAGAAGGGGAATCTCTTATCAAAGATTGTTCTAATTTGATGGTTGCTCGAAGCCTTCGCTATTGAGacaattctttttttgttattcGATAGAAAAATCTCTCCGAAGATCGCGAAAATTTCCTCGATTTATTTCAGCAAACGGAAGAGCAGCTTCTTTCTAATCTCGCCACGAACTTCAAGCCCATCCCGAACTCCCTCTCAATCTTCCGACACGTGCTTCTCCTTCGACTCGTCCCTTACCACAGTTTATTACTTTTACGCTTGCGCGTATTGTTTACAGTGTCACGATCGACGAGAAAGAatgaggaagaggaagaggggAACTAGAATAGGGGGCCAGGCCGGATAATGCTGTTTATTATCTGACGATTTATGTTCCTCCACGGTGCGATCAGTTCTGCAGGGCTCGATATAAAAACCCCTTCTTCTTCTATGAGTTTCATGGCATGTTCTAGCTTTTGTTACGTTTAATTGAAACTTTTTTCtatctattttctttcaatgtTACTAGAATAGTGTAGGACTTACAAATGTGGGAAAATTCCTCTAGTGCCCTTAGGACTCACTCTGGTAATTTTCCCTTTTCTCACTAGGattaatacaattattctAGTGGAATACTAGAAACCTAATGAGCAAAGggcccccttttagtcgccttttacgacaagcagGGGTTACTGTGGGTGTATTCTACTCCCTACCCACAGGGAAAACTTATTAGAACACTTTTCATCAGTATGAAAAATTACTAGAACACTTTTCATCACTATTACACTATTTTACTAGCATTAAAATCTCTAGAAAAAATCTTGACCTAACCGGGGGACTTGAACTCACGTTTCCCAGCTCCTATCAATCACAGTCAGCCACCTTATCCACTTCGGCAAAGaacttttcttcattttactttttatctCCAATTTCTCTCACGCCAATCCACTAGAGTTAcggttcctttttttgcaCCATCCAAAACTAAAATTTCACTATAAAGTTCAATGGAAACACTATAACAGATGCATACCTTCTGGTGCAGTATATCAGCGTTCCTGTTAGAGGACAGTTCTGTGGTTGCATCCTCAAATTCTAGCTAATAAACGCTACCGCCACAGGCTTCTCAGCAAAGCGAGGTTATCAGGAACCTCCAATTATTGGAATTGACATATTCTCAGATAACGGTTTACCGTTGGGAAAGAATAGCTGACGTTAACATCGGCCCTGCCGTTCTAACCCTATTCGATACCCAGCTATCGGGGTTCCCATATTACGCCAACAACTCAATTTTCGTAGCTGAACACTAATTATAACGAATAGCCAACAATAACGGTGTCAATAACACTAGAACATCCGTGGACTTCACTGTTTATGGGACTGTAAGTACAGTTTACGAGTTCTTGGTAAAATAAGTCACGAACTTCAGGGTACTAAGTGAAGATTGCCGAACTTATGTAAGCAGCGAAGTCCGCTTTCGTCTTGTCAAGTAGGGAGTTTAGTTTCTGGTCAAAGATGTTTGAAAGCCGAGACTTGCGTTTAAATTCGCTAGATTTTCGTGGTTTCGGGTTACGTCTTCGTAAGCAACCCTTTGTACCTTGGTAAGCGATGCTTTCCTCTAGCCAACGATGTTCCCTCGTCACCTCAAACCTCTCGGAGAGAAGTTGGTAGAAATAGGTAACTCCCCCGAGCTTGTAGTTAGTTCGATTACACCACGATCGTGCAGTCAGAATGATAGTTCTTGTTTAATACTACCCACGACATAAACATAAAGTTTTCAACGTAAACTTACGTATTTCGAAACGAGATCGCAATATTTTTCACGAAGAAACAGGTATTCCCGGAGGTCGTTGGAAACCGAACAGAGGTTTTGACGTCAACGTGAAAAAAGCGGGTCAAGCTCCTTGGCTACGTAATTATTCCCGACGAGGAAAATATACTAAATGGTTCATTTAACAAATAACATCGTGCATTAAAAGCACGCTTCACATTTTCATGTTAAAAGCTGACTTAAAGCTGCAGCACTAGACAATCTTCCTCCCATTCACCCTCGGCTTACCAGTCTACGTGTGCGAGAAGACATTTGCCGCTGATTCTAAAGGTGCAAATGTAATGTGCAGATGGTTGTCGAAGGTAGAATCTTGATTAGAGAGACTACAGTGAAGTGAAAATGGTAGAAACCATGGAGGCGCCTTGGTAAACAGCAGTAGAGTGAGACAGGAGGCTGGTAGATGCCCCTATCAATAGGCCACCTGTAGGCCTTACACCTAACGCCCTCTATGTACTCCTATCTCATGTGCCCCCATCCTATTTTAGCTATAACTAATTTTCCATGAAAAAGGAACGCTTCAACTACCTCCCAATGCAAAGCAAGAGGCTGCTACATGCCCCTACCGATGGGCCACCTGTAGGCCCTGATCTAAACGCCCTCTACGCACTCCTATCTAATGTGCCCCCGTCCTATTTTAGCTATAACTAATTTTCCATGAAAAAGGAACGCTTCAACTACCTCCCAATGCAAAGCAAGAGGCTGCTACATGCCCCTACCGATGGACCACCTGTAGGCCCTGATCTAAACGCCCTCTACGCACTCCTATCTCTTGTGCCCCATCCTATTTTCCTTATAACCAATTTTCCATAAGAAAGGAACACTTCAATCAACGTCCAGTGCAAAGCAGGAGGCTGCTACATGCCCTTACCGATGGGC containing:
- the LOC114878009 gene encoding acetylcholinesterase-like — encoded protein: MTDKLPALLLLILVCTGSARANVTAQRSNVHNDPLVVETTSGLVRGFARTVLDKEVHIFYGIPFAKPPIGPLRFRKPLPIEPWHGVLNASVLPNSCYQERYEYFPGFPGEEMWNPNTNISEDCLYLNIWVPEKNHRLRHKGSESSNNGDKNGLPMLVWIYGGGFMSGTATLDVYDADIMAAVSNVIIASMQYRVGAFGFLYLNKHFTNSEEAPGNMGLWDQALALRWLRDNAAAFGGDPDLITIFGESAGGSSVSLHLISPVTRGLVRRGILQSGTLNAPWSYMTGEKANEVARVLVDDCGCNSTMLQENPARVMACMRSVDAKTISVQQWNSYWGILGFPSAPTIDGIFLPKHPLDLLREADFKDTEILIGNNENEGTYFILYDFIDFFEKDQASFLERDKFLNIINTIFKNMSQIERDAITFQYTDWEQVNNGYMYQKMVADVVGDYFFICPSIHFAQLFADRGMKVYYYFFTQRTSTNLWGEWMGVMHGDEVEYVFGHPMNTSLMYSDKERNLSYRMIQYFSKFAYSGKPTNEESEWPPYSRDQPQYFIFDAERIGLGKGPRTTSCAFWNEFLPRLQGVPDPIQEACNSAIASSVSAGAENLRNTLAIMVLSSILAFSRVI